TAATGGTTGTTTTTCCCGCCCCTGTAGAACCTACAAAGGCTACCTTGTGGCCTCGCTCTGCATAAAGGGAGATGTCGTGAAGCACTATTTTTCCTTTTTCATATCCAAAATCCACATTTTCAAAGCGCACATCCCCTGCCAGTCTTTCATAAGTAATTGTGCCGTCCTTATGAGGATGCTTCCACGCCCAGACGCCTGTTCTTTCCGCACACTCTCTCAGCTGTCCGTCTTCCTCTTCTGCGTTGACTAAGGTTACATATCCCTGGTCCTCCTCCGGCTCTTCATCCAGCAAAGTGAAAATACGCTGGGCTCCTGCCATACCCATAACTACCGCGTTAATCTGCTGGGAAACCTGATTAATATTTCCTGCAAACTGTTTTGTCATATTTAAAAACGGAACTGCTATGCTGATTCCCATAGGCAGACCGGAAATACTTAAATTAGGCGCTTTCACAGCCAGCAGTAAACCGCCTGCCAAGGCTACCACTACATACAGAATATTTCCAATATTGTTGAGAAGAGGCCCTAAAGTGTTGGCATATTTATTGGCTCTTTCTGCCACCTGGAACAGCTGATCATTAATCTTATCAAAATCTTTTTTGCTTTCCTCTTCATGGCAGAATACTTTTACTACCTTCTGCCCATTCATCATTTCCTCTACAAAGCCTTCCACATCTCCTAAGGCGATCTGCTGGCGGATAAAGTATTTTGCTGATCCGCCGCCTACTTTCTTAGTTAAGTACAGCATAATTAAAATACCGCAGATAACCACAATAGCCAGCCAAACGCTGTAATACAGCATCACGCAGAATACAGTGGTGGATGTAATCGCCGCTATGGTCAGCTGGGGAATACTTTGAGAAATCAGCTGTCTTAAAGTATCAATATCATTTATGTAGTAACTCATAATGTCTCCGTGATTATGAGTATCAAAATATTTTACAGGCAGATCCTGCATACCGTTAAACATTTTTTCTCTTAGTTTCTTTAAGGCTCCCTGTGTAATTACAGCCATCATTCTGCTGTAGGAAAAGGAAGCTATCAAGGATAAAATGTACAGCGCTGCTAAAATACCTGTGAAACGTAGAATTGTTCCTGAAACACTGTTCCAGTCTCCGCTTTGCCAGCTATTTTCCACAACTGCAATAATGTTCTGCATAAATACGGCGGGAATAGAAGAAATAATCGCGTTAAATACAATACAGAACAAAACCACAGGCATCATTACAGGGTAAAACTCAAATAATGTTTTTATAATTCTCACCAAGGTTTTTTTCGGTCCCAGCACATTCTTTTCTTTATTTTCCATCCGTATCACCTCCCTTGTTCTGTGAAGCATATACTTCCTGGTAAATTCCGTTGGTGCTTAACAGCTCTTCGTGAGTTCCCACTGCCTGAATAGTTCCTCCGTCCATAACCACAATTCTGTCTGCATCCTGAACAGAAGAAACTCTCTGGGCAATAATAATCTTTGTTGTCTCAGGAATAAACTCCCTGAAAGCCCGGCGGATTAAAGCATCTGTTTTAGTATCCACCGCGCTGGTAGAGTCGTCTAAAATTAAAACCTTAGGTTTTTTCAGCAAAGCTCTGGCAATACAAAGACGCTGTTTCTGTCCACCTGAAACGTTAGAACCGCCCTGCTCTATATGGTAATCATAAGTTCCAGGCAGCTGCATAATAAATTCATCTGCCTGAGCTAATACGCAGGCTTCCTTCAGCTCCTCATCAGTTGCCTCTTTGTTGCCCCATCTCAGGTTATCCTTAATACTTCCTGAAAATAAAATATTTTTCTGAAGCACTACTGCAACCTGATTTCTTAAAGTGTCCAGATCATACCTGCGCACATCCAGGCCGCCTACCTTTACCACGCCCTCAGTGGCATCATAGAGACGGGAAATCAGCTGGATTAAAGAAGACTTGGAAGACCCTGTGCCTCCAATAATGCCAATGGTTTCTCCAGACCGGATATGCAGATTAATATCCGCCAAAGCCTTTCTTTCAGCCTTTGCAGAATATTTAAAGCCTACGTTTTCAAAGTCAATAGAGCCGTCCCTTACTTCCATTACAGGCTCCTTAGGATTTGCCAAAGTACTTTCCTCATCTAATACCTCCACAATACGGTGGGCAGATTCATTGGCCAAAGTAATCATTACAAATACCATGGAAACCATCATCAAACTGCTGAGTATTTGGAAGCTATATGTAAGCAAGGCGGAAAACTGCCCTACGTCCAAATCTATTCCCCTGGAGGAAATAATCACATAAGAACCTACTGATAATACAAATACCATAACTGTGTAAAGACAAAACTGCATCAGGGGATTGTTAAATGCCAGAATCTTTTCAGCCTTAGTAAAGTCCATACACACATCTTCTGCTGCAGCGCCAAACTTCTTTTTCTCTAAATCCTCTCTTACATAGGATTTCACTACTCTGATACCCTTAATATTTTCCTGAATAGAGTTGTTCAGGTTATCATATTTTTTAAATACTGCTTTAAACAGCGGCATAGCTGTTTTGATAATGGTAAACAGGCCGATTCCTAAAAGCGGCACTACAAACAAAAAGATACACGCCATTTTCCCGCCCATAATAAATGCCATTACAAAGGAAAATACCAGCATCAAAGGACATCGGATGGCGATTCTGATAATCATCATATATGCCATCTGCACGTTAGTAATATCTGTTGTCAGTCTTGTAACTAAAGAAGAGGAAGAAAAGCGGTCAATATTTTCAAAGGAAAATCCCTGAATTCTGTAGAACAGCTCTCTTCTCACATTTCGGGCAAACCCGCAGGAAGCTGTGGCGCAGGCATAGCCGGCCCCAATTCCAAACACAAGGGACAAAGCCGCCATTGCAATTAAAATCAAACCATATTTTAAAAGCGTGCCAAACTCTGCCCCTGCCTTAATCTGATTTACTAGCTGCGCAATAATAAAGGGAATAATACACTCCATTACAACTTCCAAAGATACTAACACTGGAGCCATAATAGATTGCTTTTTATATTCTCCTACACAGCCGGCAAGTTTTCTTATCATCGTGTATTCTCCTTTCCTCTTAAAGAAGTATTTTGTATCTAAAATCCATAGAAATATTTTGCCGCCGCAACTCCGGCTTTTTTCAGCAGTGCCGCAAATATCTCCTTCTCTTCCTCCGACATATCTTCTGTCACCAGTTTCTCCCAGTCGCCCTCAATCTTTCTGATGCTTTTGTACGCTTCTTCAGCCTTTTTCGTGGGATAAATACGGCTTGTGCGTCTGTCGGCCTCCAAAACTTCCTTTCTGATATATCCTTCCTTTTCCAGATTATCTAAGGCTCTTGTAATATTGCTGGGGTGAATGTAGATCATGGTTTTCAGTTTGTCCTGGGTGATTCCAGGCTGTCTGCAGATGTGAACCAGAATTGGGGGATGGCTGCTGTTGATTCCCAAAGGTTTCATTTTGTGGTCCGCATATAAATTGCCTAATCGTCCCAGAACTGCCAGCCAGTGAAATGTCTGTTTCATTTTTTTGACCTTTCTAAACGTCAGAGTATGAGCTAGACAGAAAATACTGAGGCTGCAACAATCCACAGTATTTTCTGGTCTGCGGTATATCATACCATAATATAATTGCGGGCGCAACTATTTAAATGTATATTCGTTAATTCTGGAGAGAATTTCATTGGCCTCATTTTGGGAATTTTCATGGAGCACTAATCTTAAATGCTGAGCCTGGCTAATAGCTAAAGCCCCCATTAAAGATTTGGCGTCCACCATTCTGTTGCCGCTTACTAAATCGGCATTACAGGAAAACTCATTGATTTTCTCCACAAAATTTACAATATCATAAGCCTGACGAAAATTAATAGGTACTTCTATCATTTTTCTACTTCCTTTCTCATAATTATTATTTCACTCGTTCCTATTTCCATTTTTGCCCATAAATAAGAAATTTAATCAATACCTTTTATTTTATGAATCAGCAGTTGACATGCGCCGTCAAAGTTGCTATATTTTTAGTTAGTTTCAACTAACTTCAAATTTTATAAGGAGGCTTATTATAATGAACAAAAACTTATTGATTGAAAAAATTATTGGAAGGGAAATTATTGACTCCAGAGGCAATCCTACTGTGGAAGCTCAGGTGTTTTTATCAGACGGCACAACTGCCCTGGGAGCCGCCCCCAGCGGAGCCTCCACAGGAGAATTTGAAGCTTTGGAGTTAAGGGACAATGATTCCTCCCGTTTTCAGGGGAAAGGCGTTCAGAAGGCCGTAGAACATATTAATACAATTATATGTGAAACTCTTCAGGGAATGGACGCTTCTGATATATATGCAGTAGATCAGGCCATGATAAAGGCGGACAATACAGCAGATAAGTCTCATTTAGGCGCCAACGCTATACTGGCTGTTTCTATTGCGTGTGCAAGAGCTGCAGCCGCTTCCTTAGGCATTCCTCTTTACCGCTTTTTAGGCGGCGTTTCCGGCAGCAAGCTGCCGGTGCCTATGATGAATATTTTAAACGGAGGAGCTCACGCAGCCAACACTGTAGACGTGCAGGAATTTATGATTATGCCGGCAGGCGCTCCGTCGTTTAAAGAAGGTCTCCGCTGGTGCGCTGAAGTTTTTCATGCCCTTCAATCTATTTTAAAATCTAAGGGCCTGGCTACTTCTGTAGGGGACGAGGGCGGATTTGCCCCGGATCTGCAAAGCGACGCAGAAGCTATTGAATATATTTTAGAGGCAATTAAAGCAGCCGGCTATGAGCCTGGAAAGGACTTTGTTCTGGCTATAGACGCTGCATCTAGCGAGTGGAAAGGGGAGAAAAAGGGAGAATACATTCTGCCAAAATGCAAAAAGCATTATACCTCCGCTCAGCTGGTACAGCATTGGAAGGAACTTTGTGAAAAATATCCAATTTACTCTATTGAAGACGGCTTAGACGAGGAAGACTGGGACGGATGGCAGCTTATGACAAAAGAGCTGGGAGATAAGGTACAGCTGGTAGGGGACGATTTATTTGTCACCAACACAAAGCGTTTAGAAAAAGGAATTTCTCTTGGCTGCGGCAATTCCATATTAATAAAGCTTAATCAAATCGGCTCTGTATCAGAAACTTTGGAGGCGATTAAAATGGCCCACAAGGCAGGGTATACCGCTATCTCCTCCCACAGGTCAGGAGAAACAGAGGACACTACTATTGCCGACCTGGCTGTAGCCTTAAATACATGCCAGATTAAAACAGGAGCTCCCAGCAGAAGCGAGCGGGTATCAAAATACAACCGTCTTCTCCGCATTGAGGAGGAATTAGGATGCAGCGCTCATTATCC
The window above is part of the Lachnoclostridium edouardi genome. Proteins encoded here:
- a CDS encoding ABC transporter ATP-binding protein, with amino-acid sequence MENKEKNVLGPKKTLVRIIKTLFEFYPVMMPVVLFCIVFNAIISSIPAVFMQNIIAVVENSWQSGDWNSVSGTILRFTGILAALYILSLIASFSYSRMMAVITQGALKKLREKMFNGMQDLPVKYFDTHNHGDIMSYYINDIDTLRQLISQSIPQLTIAAITSTTVFCVMLYYSVWLAIVVICGILIMLYLTKKVGGGSAKYFIRQQIALGDVEGFVEEMMNGQKVVKVFCHEEESKKDFDKINDQLFQVAERANKYANTLGPLLNNIGNILYVVVALAGGLLLAVKAPNLSISGLPMGISIAVPFLNMTKQFAGNINQVSQQINAVVMGMAGAQRIFTLLDEEPEEDQGYVTLVNAEEEDGQLRECAERTGVWAWKHPHKDGTITYERLAGDVRFENVDFGYEKGKIVLHDISLYAERGHKVAFVGSTGAGKTTITNLINRFYDITDGKIRYDGIDISKIKKADLRRSLGIVLQDTNLFTGTVMENIRYGNLHATDEECIGAARLAGAHDFITRLPEGYKTVISGNGDNLSQGQRQLLAIARAAVADPPVMIMDEATSSIDTRTEAIVQRGMDALMHGRTVFVIAHRLSTVRNSDVIMVLEHGRIIERGSHDKLIQEKGKYYQLYTGAFELE
- a CDS encoding ABC transporter ATP-binding protein, which translates into the protein MIRKLAGCVGEYKKQSIMAPVLVSLEVVMECIIPFIIAQLVNQIKAGAEFGTLLKYGLILIAMAALSLVFGIGAGYACATASCGFARNVRRELFYRIQGFSFENIDRFSSSSLVTRLTTDITNVQMAYMMIIRIAIRCPLMLVFSFVMAFIMGGKMACIFLFVVPLLGIGLFTIIKTAMPLFKAVFKKYDNLNNSIQENIKGIRVVKSYVREDLEKKKFGAAAEDVCMDFTKAEKILAFNNPLMQFCLYTVMVFVLSVGSYVIISSRGIDLDVGQFSALLTYSFQILSSLMMVSMVFVMITLANESAHRIVEVLDEESTLANPKEPVMEVRDGSIDFENVGFKYSAKAERKALADINLHIRSGETIGIIGGTGSSKSSLIQLISRLYDATEGVVKVGGLDVRRYDLDTLRNQVAVVLQKNILFSGSIKDNLRWGNKEATDEELKEACVLAQADEFIMQLPGTYDYHIEQGGSNVSGGQKQRLCIARALLKKPKVLILDDSTSAVDTKTDALIRRAFREFIPETTKIIIAQRVSSVQDADRIVVMDGGTIQAVGTHEELLSTNGIYQEVYASQNKGGDTDGK
- a CDS encoding MarR family winged helix-turn-helix transcriptional regulator, encoding MKQTFHWLAVLGRLGNLYADHKMKPLGINSSHPPILVHICRQPGITQDKLKTMIYIHPSNITRALDNLEKEGYIRKEVLEADRRTSRIYPTKKAEEAYKSIRKIEGDWEKLVTEDMSEEEKEIFAALLKKAGVAAAKYFYGF
- a CDS encoding HPr family phosphocarrier protein — encoded protein: MIEVPINFRQAYDIVNFVEKINEFSCNADLVSGNRMVDAKSLMGALAISQAQHLRLVLHENSQNEANEILSRINEYTFK
- the eno gene encoding phosphopyruvate hydratase, encoding MNKNLLIEKIIGREIIDSRGNPTVEAQVFLSDGTTALGAAPSGASTGEFEALELRDNDSSRFQGKGVQKAVEHINTIICETLQGMDASDIYAVDQAMIKADNTADKSHLGANAILAVSIACARAAAASLGIPLYRFLGGVSGSKLPVPMMNILNGGAHAANTVDVQEFMIMPAGAPSFKEGLRWCAEVFHALQSILKSKGLATSVGDEGGFAPDLQSDAEAIEYILEAIKAAGYEPGKDFVLAIDAASSEWKGEKKGEYILPKCKKHYTSAQLVQHWKELCEKYPIYSIEDGLDEEDWDGWQLMTKELGDKVQLVGDDLFVTNTKRLEKGISLGCGNSILIKLNQIGSVSETLEAIKMAHKAGYTAISSHRSGETEDTTIADLAVALNTCQIKTGAPSRSERVSKYNRLLRIEEELGCSAHYPGFQAFNIKK